In the Octadecabacter sp. SW4 genome, one interval contains:
- the rpmI gene encoding 50S ribosomal protein L35, with protein MPKMKTKSSCKKRFKVTASGRIKAGQAGKRHGMIKRSTKFIRTARGTTILAKADEKIIKPMMPYAR; from the coding sequence ATGCCGAAGATGAAGACGAAATCGAGCTGCAAAAAGCGGTTCAAGGTGACGGCCTCGGGCCGCATCAAGGCTGGTCAGGCAGGCAAGCGCCACGGCATGATCAAGCGTTCCACGAAATTCATTCGTACCGCGCGCGGCACGACAATTCTGGCCAAGGCTGATGAAAAGATCATCAAGCCTATGATGCCATACGCGCGCTAG
- the pyk gene encoding pyruvate kinase yields MKRSRNVKIVATLGPASNDEKMIRALHEAGADVFRLNMSHGDHAEIRARHAIIRKIEDDLGSPIAILADLQGPKLRLGVFANEEEELEVGASFRLDLSDAPGDVNRVQLPHKEIFDALEPGSHLLVNDGKIKLRVKDCGADFANCVVVVGGTVSNRKGVNVPDVVLPLAALSDKDRKDLEFVCELGVDWLALSFVQRPADVDEARKLAKGRAAILSKIEKPAAVKAFDDILAVSDGIMVARGDLGVELPVQNVPPIQKQLVRKCRAAAKPVIVATQMLESMIDSPMPTRAEVSDVATAIYEGADAIMLSAESAAGSFPIEAVQTMNNVAMEVEADPTYRDIIESSRRADRKSVADGIVAAAREIAETADIKAICCYSESGTTALLVARERPRVPIVALTTIQKTARRLCLTWGTNCVMSGDVNRFKSAVIEAVRAAVSQGVATKKDMIVVTAGVPFNTPGSTNILRVAPCEERLIFAAETE; encoded by the coding sequence ATGAAACGCTCTCGGAATGTGAAAATCGTCGCGACCCTTGGGCCTGCGTCCAACGACGAAAAGATGATCCGCGCCCTGCACGAGGCCGGCGCAGATGTGTTTCGCCTGAACATGAGCCACGGCGATCATGCGGAAATTCGCGCCCGCCACGCGATCATCCGCAAGATCGAGGATGATCTGGGTAGTCCGATTGCCATTCTCGCCGATCTGCAGGGGCCTAAGCTGCGTCTTGGCGTCTTTGCCAACGAAGAAGAGGAGCTTGAGGTTGGCGCGTCGTTCCGCCTTGATCTGAGCGATGCACCGGGTGACGTGAACCGCGTGCAACTGCCCCACAAGGAAATTTTCGACGCACTCGAGCCCGGCTCGCACCTGTTGGTGAATGACGGCAAGATCAAGCTGCGGGTCAAGGATTGCGGCGCGGATTTCGCCAATTGCGTCGTCGTTGTGGGCGGCACAGTGTCCAATCGCAAGGGCGTGAACGTGCCTGATGTCGTGCTGCCGCTGGCGGCGCTGTCGGACAAGGACCGCAAGGATCTGGAATTTGTCTGCGAGTTGGGGGTCGACTGGCTGGCGCTGTCGTTTGTGCAGCGCCCCGCCGATGTGGATGAGGCCCGCAAGCTGGCCAAGGGGCGCGCCGCGATCCTGTCCAAGATCGAAAAGCCCGCCGCTGTAAAGGCATTTGACGATATTCTGGCCGTGTCTGACGGGATCATGGTGGCACGCGGCGATCTGGGTGTGGAACTGCCCGTGCAGAATGTCCCGCCGATCCAGAAACAATTGGTGCGCAAGTGCCGTGCGGCCGCCAAACCGGTGATCGTTGCCACGCAGATGCTTGAATCGATGATCGACAGCCCGATGCCGACCCGCGCCGAAGTCTCGGACGTGGCCACCGCCATCTATGAGGGCGCGGATGCGATCATGCTCAGTGCGGAAAGTGCCGCCGGATCGTTCCCGATCGAGGCCGTGCAGACCATGAACAACGTCGCGATGGAGGTTGAGGCCGATCCGACCTATCGCGATATCATCGAATCCTCGCGTCGTGCAGATCGTAAAAGCGTGGCCGATGGCATTGTCGCGGCCGCCCGCGAGATCGCCGAGACTGCTGATATCAAGGCGATCTGTTGTTATTCAGAATCTGGAACGACCGCGCTGTTGGTCGCGCGCGAACGTCCGCGTGTGCCGATCGTCGCCTTGACCACGATTCAGAAAACCGCCCGGCGGTTGTGCCTGACATGGGGCACCAATTGCGTCATGTCGGGCGATGTGAACCGCTTTAAGTCCGCGGTGATCGAAGCCGTTCGCGCAGCTGTGTCCCAGGGCGTCGCGACGAAAAAGGATATGATCGTCGTGACTGCAGGTGTGCCGTTCAACACGCCCGGGTCGACCAATATTCTGCGCGTGGCCCCCTGCGAGGAACGTTTGATCTTTGCTGCGGAAACAGAGTAG
- a CDS encoding N-formylglutamate amidohydrolase translates to MTHLPFEIVGADRPAKWLVICDHATNAVPDWINGGDLGLHAEDMHRHIAYDVGAAGVTHALAALLDAPAILSNFSRLVIDPNRGLDDPTLLMKIYDGTVIPANRHADANELARRRRALYEPYHTAIAKMAARQKDTIILSVHSFTPQLNGRPPRPWEIGILHEGDDRLPDPLIALLRQETDLTVGDNEPYAGHLPGDTVDRHALQTGRPNALVELRNDLIDSFEDQIAWAERLAPILQAARIRANL, encoded by the coding sequence GTGACTCACTTACCTTTTGAAATTGTCGGCGCGGATCGCCCCGCGAAATGGCTGGTGATATGTGACCACGCCACAAATGCCGTGCCAGACTGGATCAATGGCGGCGATCTGGGGCTGCACGCCGAAGATATGCATCGCCACATTGCCTATGACGTGGGCGCGGCAGGCGTGACCCACGCACTGGCCGCATTGCTGGACGCCCCTGCGATCCTGTCAAATTTCTCGCGGCTGGTGATTGACCCGAACCGCGGGTTGGATGACCCGACCTTGCTGATGAAGATCTATGACGGCACAGTCATTCCCGCCAACCGGCACGCCGATGCCAACGAATTGGCGCGCCGCCGCCGCGCCCTATACGAGCCCTATCACACTGCAATTGCCAAGATGGCGGCGCGGCAAAAGGATACGATTATCCTGTCAGTTCACAGCTTTACGCCACAATTGAACGGGCGCCCGCCCCGCCCTTGGGAGATCGGCATCCTGCACGAAGGTGATGACCGCCTGCCCGATCCGCTGATTGCCTTGCTGCGTCAGGAAACCGACCTGACCGTGGGCGATAACGAACCCTACGCAGGCCACCTGCCCGGCGACACGGTTGACCGGCATGCCCTGCAAACGGGGCGGCCCAACGCGTTGGTCGAACTGCGCAATGACCTGATTGACAGCTTCGAGGATCAAATCGCATGGGCCGAACGGCTCGCCCCGATCCTTCAAGCGGCGCGAATCCGTGCCAATCTCTGA
- a CDS encoding DUF1244 domain-containing protein: MDAQTKLEIEAAAFRRLRDHLMQDRPDVQNIDLMNLAGFCRNCLSRWYQEAANERGIDMDKAQGREAFYGMPYDDWRAANQTEASPEKQAAFDVAFKENVTDREG, translated from the coding sequence ATGGACGCCCAAACCAAACTCGAAATCGAAGCCGCTGCATTCCGTCGCCTACGAGACCACCTGATGCAGGATCGGCCCGACGTGCAAAACATCGATTTGATGAACCTGGCTGGATTCTGCCGCAACTGCCTGTCGCGCTGGTATCAGGAAGCCGCAAACGAGCGCGGCATCGACATGGACAAGGCGCAAGGGCGCGAAGCCTTTTACGGTATGCCCTATGACGACTGGCGCGCTGCCAACCAGACCGAAGCAAGCCCCGAAAAGCAGGCGGCATTCGACGTCGCGTTCAAGGAAAACGTCACCGACCGCGAAGGCTAG
- a CDS encoding D-amino-acid transaminase → MSRTVYVNGEYLPEDQAKVSIFDRGFLFADGVYEVTSVLGGKLIDFAGHAKRLERSLNELDMRNPISTDDLLAVHRELVRANGIVDGMIYLQITRGAAADRDFAFPADEVEPTVVLFTQSKPGLADSPAAKVGIKVISIADERWGRRDIKTVQLLYPSMGKMMAKAAGCDDAWMVEDGAVTEGTSNNAYIVKGNTIITRQLGHEILNGITRAAVLRFAREAQMKVEERAFTIAEAQDADEAFITSASTFVMPVVEVDGAAVGTGTPGPVAARLREIYLEESRKAAV, encoded by the coding sequence ATGAGCCGCACAGTTTACGTCAACGGAGAATACCTGCCCGAGGATCAGGCGAAGGTCAGCATCTTTGATCGCGGCTTTCTGTTTGCCGATGGTGTTTACGAGGTCACCAGCGTGCTGGGTGGCAAGCTGATTGATTTTGCGGGCCACGCCAAACGGCTGGAGCGGTCGCTGAATGAATTGGACATGCGCAATCCGATCAGCACCGATGATCTGCTAGCGGTGCATCGCGAATTGGTGCGCGCCAATGGCATTGTCGACGGGATGATCTATTTGCAGATCACGCGCGGCGCGGCGGCCGACCGTGATTTCGCTTTTCCCGCAGATGAGGTGGAGCCGACGGTTGTGCTGTTCACCCAGTCCAAGCCCGGTCTGGCCGACAGCCCCGCTGCCAAAGTCGGCATCAAGGTGATCAGCATTGCCGATGAACGCTGGGGACGGCGCGATATCAAGACGGTGCAGCTGCTTTATCCATCGATGGGCAAGATGATGGCGAAAGCCGCAGGGTGCGATGATGCCTGGATGGTCGAGGACGGCGCCGTGACTGAAGGCACTTCCAACAACGCCTATATCGTCAAGGGCAACACGATCATCACCCGCCAGTTGGGCCACGAGATCTTGAATGGGATCACCCGCGCCGCCGTGCTGCGCTTTGCCCGTGAGGCGCAGATGAAGGTTGAAGAACGCGCCTTTACAATTGCCGAAGCCCAAGACGCCGATGAAGCATTCATCACCTCGGCCAGCACATTTGTGATGCCTGTGGTCGAAGTGGATGGCGCGGCTGTGGGCACGGGCACACCCGGCCCCGTGGCCGCCCGCCTGCGCGAGATTTATCTGGAAGAAAGCCGCAAGGCCGCCGTCTAG
- the dgcA gene encoding N-acetyl-D-Glu racemase DgcA, with the protein MVISVSEDVFRLAEVFTISRGSRSEAKVLTVRVTRGAVTGWGECVPYARYGETLESVAAQVRGLPGGIDRVALQDALAAGAARNAVDCALWDIEAKQAGKRAWEMAGLPAPQPVITAFTLSLGEPDAMEAAARKHAHRPLLKIKLGTPDDMARLEAVRRGAPDAPIIVDANEGWSAEVYSDLAPHLVRLGVQLVEQPLPADADDMLAEIARPLPVCADESCHDRASLPALKGKYDVVNIKLDKTGGLTEALALRDAARDQGYGVMVGCMVGSSLAMAPAVIVAQGAQVVDLDGPLLLAEDRPEPLIYDAAGVHAPAAALWG; encoded by the coding sequence ATGGTCATCAGCGTGAGTGAGGACGTCTTTCGGTTGGCCGAGGTGTTCACCATTTCGCGCGGATCGCGCAGCGAGGCCAAAGTGCTGACCGTGCGGGTGACGCGCGGTGCTGTAACGGGCTGGGGCGAATGCGTGCCCTATGCCCGCTATGGCGAGACGTTGGAGAGCGTTGCTGCACAGGTGCGCGGGTTGCCCGGTGGGATTGATCGGGTTGCTTTACAGGATGCTTTAGCTGCGGGCGCGGCCCGAAATGCGGTCGATTGTGCGCTCTGGGATATTGAAGCGAAACAAGCGGGCAAACGTGCCTGGGAAATGGCTGGACTGCCGGCGCCGCAGCCTGTGATCACCGCCTTTACCCTGTCGCTGGGCGAACCCGATGCGATGGAGGCGGCGGCGCGCAAACACGCCCATCGCCCGCTGTTGAAGATCAAGCTGGGCACGCCCGATGATATGGCGCGTCTTGAAGCGGTGCGCCGTGGCGCGCCAGATGCACCGATCATCGTCGATGCAAACGAGGGTTGGTCCGCCGAGGTTTACAGCGACCTTGCGCCGCATCTTGTGCGTCTTGGCGTGCAGCTGGTGGAACAGCCCTTGCCAGCGGATGCGGACGACATGCTGGCCGAAATTGCCCGCCCCTTGCCGGTGTGCGCCGATGAAAGCTGCCATGACCGCGCCAGCCTGCCTGCGTTGAAGGGCAAATATGATGTGGTCAATATCAAGCTGGACAAGACAGGCGGCCTTACCGAGGCGCTGGCGCTGCGCGATGCTGCCCGCGATCAGGGCTACGGTGTGATGGTGGGCTGCATGGTCGGCTCGTCGCTGGCGATGGCCCCTGCGGTGATCGTCGCGCAGGGCGCGCAGGTCGTTGACCTTGACGGCCCGCTTCTTCTGGCCGAAGACCGACCGGAACCACTGATATATGACGCAGCGGGTGTGCATGCCCCCGCCGCCGCCCTTTGGGGATAG
- the dgcN gene encoding N-acetyltransferase DgcN, which produces MIKTPYLLFLGDAPDQLAAKVAQGIKDWRPDHAVGQLRLPGCGADLGLPDLTLQAARTAGAQTLVIGVANRGGVISQAWKKVLVMALEEGFDLASGLHNLLQDEPDLVAVAQACGRSLHDVRIPSVKYPIANGVKRSGKRCLAVGTDCSVGKMYTSLAMDLEMKKRGLKSSFRATGQTGILVTGNGVPLDAVVADFMAGSVEWLTPDNDADHWDHIEGQGSLFHVSYSGVTMALIHGGQPDALILSHEPTRKHMRGLPDYELPGLEVLRDTALAMARVANPACQVVGISINTQHLSEADAMAYLAEVETRMGLPAVDPFRQGAARLVDALIAI; this is translated from the coding sequence ATGATCAAGACGCCTTACCTATTATTCCTTGGCGATGCGCCAGACCAACTGGCTGCAAAGGTTGCCCAAGGGATCAAGGATTGGCGCCCCGATCATGCGGTTGGGCAGTTGCGCCTGCCGGGTTGTGGTGCGGATCTCGGGCTGCCCGACCTGACCTTGCAAGCGGCGCGCACGGCTGGCGCGCAGACGTTGGTGATTGGCGTGGCCAACCGTGGTGGCGTGATTTCGCAAGCCTGGAAAAAAGTGCTCGTGATGGCGCTGGAGGAAGGGTTCGACCTTGCCAGTGGGCTGCACAACCTGTTGCAGGATGAACCCGATCTGGTGGCGGTCGCGCAGGCCTGTGGGCGCAGCCTGCATGACGTGCGTATCCCGTCGGTGAAATATCCCATAGCGAATGGTGTGAAACGGTCGGGCAAGCGGTGTTTGGCCGTGGGCACCGATTGTTCGGTTGGCAAGATGTATACCAGCCTGGCGATGGACCTCGAGATGAAAAAGCGCGGATTGAAGTCTTCGTTTCGCGCGACCGGCCAGACGGGGATTCTGGTGACGGGCAATGGTGTGCCGCTGGACGCTGTCGTGGCTGATTTCATGGCCGGATCGGTGGAATGGCTGACGCCAGATAATGATGCTGATCACTGGGATCACATCGAAGGGCAGGGCAGCCTGTTTCACGTGTCCTACTCGGGCGTGACGATGGCCCTGATCCACGGTGGGCAGCCCGATGCGCTGATCCTGAGCCACGAGCCGACCCGCAAGCACATGCGCGGCCTGCCCGATTACGAACTTCCCGGCCTTGAGGTGCTGCGCGATACGGCCCTTGCGATGGCACGCGTTGCCAACCCGGCCTGTCAGGTCGTCGGGATTTCAATCAATACCCAACATCTGAGCGAGGCCGATGCGATGGCCTATCTGGCCGAAGTCGAGACCCGCATGGGCCTGCCCGCAGTTGATCCGTTCCGGCAGGGGGCTGCGCGGCTGGTGGATGCGCTGATCGCGATCTAA
- a CDS encoding L-malyl-CoA/beta-methylmalyl-CoA lyase codes for MSFRLQPAPLARPNRCQLFGPGSNTRLFAKMAASAADVINLDLEDSVAPSDKDTARANVIEAINTVDWGNKTLSVRINGLDTPYWYRDVVDVMEQAGDRLDQIMIPKVGCAADVYAVDALVTAIERATGRSKPVTFEVIIESAAGIAHVEDIAAASPRMAGMSLGAADFAASMGMQTTGIGGTQENYYMQHGDTRHYSDPWHWAQAAIVAACRTHGVLPVDGPFGDFSDDDGYRAQARRSATLGMVGKWAIHPKQIALANEVFTPSAQAVAEAREILAAMEDAKARGEGATVYKGRLVDIASIKQAEVIVKQSEMIAG; via the coding sequence ATGTCCTTCCGTCTGCAACCTGCCCCCCTTGCCCGCCCAAACCGTTGTCAGTTGTTCGGCCCGGGATCAAACACCAGATTGTTTGCGAAAATGGCGGCGAGTGCGGCTGACGTGATCAACCTTGACCTGGAAGACAGCGTAGCGCCCTCTGACAAGGACACCGCCCGCGCCAATGTGATCGAAGCGATCAATACCGTCGACTGGGGCAACAAGACGCTGTCGGTGCGGATCAACGGCCTTGATACGCCTTATTGGTATCGCGACGTGGTCGATGTGATGGAACAGGCCGGTGACCGGCTGGATCAAATCATGATTCCAAAGGTTGGCTGCGCGGCAGATGTTTATGCCGTTGATGCGCTGGTCACGGCCATTGAACGCGCCACGGGGCGCAGCAAGCCTGTCACATTCGAAGTCATCATCGAATCCGCCGCCGGTATCGCCCATGTCGAAGACATCGCCGCCGCTTCCCCGCGTATGGCCGGGATGAGCCTTGGCGCCGCTGACTTTGCAGCCTCGATGGGGATGCAGACGACCGGCATCGGCGGGACGCAGGAAAACTATTACATGCAACACGGCGACACCCGCCATTATTCCGATCCGTGGCACTGGGCGCAGGCCGCCATCGTTGCCGCATGCCGCACCCACGGCGTTTTGCCCGTAGACGGCCCGTTCGGTGATTTCAGCGATGACGACGGCTATCGCGCGCAGGCACGGCGTTCTGCGACCCTTGGGATGGTCGGCAAATGGGCCATCCACCCCAAGCAAATCGCGCTCGCCAACGAGGTGTTTACCCCGTCTGCACAGGCCGTGGCCGAAGCCCGCGAAATCCTTGCCGCGATGGAAGACGCCAAAGCGCGCGGCGAAGGCGCGACCGTTTATAAGGGCCGCCTTGTCGACATCGCCAGCATCAAACAGGCCGAAGTGATCGTGAAACAGTCGGAAATGATCGCGGGTTAG
- a CDS encoding GyrI-like domain-containing protein, whose protein sequence is MREYPHIDPTSARILRVLDYVYANTDGDLSLDRLADVAALSRFHFHRVFRAITGETVAQAVRRVRMNRAATMLVQSEDAIAAIATSCGYPNGDSFARAFQGQFGLTPAAFRARGAMQVARTTLTERTTHMTYPVEIRDLPTHRLATVDHVGPYPEIPKAFDTISALMTARGLWPHGQGMVGIYFDDPATVPAAKLRSKACVIVDEACEIAPPMSEYILPAGEHAVLTYTGPYSGLPTAYDQIYGQWLPESGRELHDLPCWERSLNSPMDTAPENLITEICVPLKPA, encoded by the coding sequence ATGCGTGAATACCCTCACATTGACCCTACCAGCGCCCGTATCTTGCGGGTGCTGGATTATGTCTACGCCAATACGGATGGCGATCTGTCGCTGGACCGGCTCGCTGATGTCGCGGCCCTGTCGCGGTTTCACTTTCATCGCGTGTTTCGCGCGATCACCGGTGAAACCGTTGCCCAGGCCGTGCGCCGTGTGCGGATGAACCGCGCTGCAACTATGTTGGTGCAGTCCGAAGATGCCATTGCTGCCATTGCCACCAGTTGCGGCTATCCCAATGGTGACAGTTTCGCCCGCGCGTTTCAGGGCCAGTTCGGCCTGACACCTGCTGCCTTTCGGGCGCGGGGGGCCATGCAGGTTGCACGCACAACCCTGACTGAAAGGACGACGCACATGACCTATCCCGTTGAAATCCGCGATTTGCCGACCCATCGCTTGGCCACTGTTGATCACGTTGGCCCTTATCCCGAAATCCCCAAGGCCTTTGATACGATATCGGCCTTGATGACGGCGCGGGGGCTGTGGCCGCACGGGCAGGGGATGGTGGGTATCTACTTTGATGATCCCGCGACCGTTCCCGCCGCTAAGCTGCGCAGCAAGGCCTGCGTGATCGTCGATGAAGCCTGCGAGATCGCGCCGCCAATGAGCGAATACATCCTGCCTGCGGGCGAACATGCGGTGCTGACCTATACCGGCCCCTATTCCGGTCTGCCCACGGCCTATGACCAGATTTATGGGCAGTGGCTGCCCGAGTCGGGCCGTGAATTGCATGATCTGCCCTGTTGGGAGCGGAGCCTGAATTCGCCGATGGACACCGCCCCGGAGAACCTGATCACCGAGATTTGCGTGCCTTTGAAGCCCGCCTAA
- a CDS encoding acetyl-CoA carboxylase carboxyltransferase subunit alpha, translating to MTNYLEFEKPLAEIEGKAEELRALARANEGTDVEKEAAALDKKAAELMVQMYGDLSPWRKCQVARHPDRPHCKDYIGALFTEYTPLAGDRNFADDHAVMGGLARLDGTPVMVIGHEKGNDTKSRIEHNFGMARPEGYRKAIRLMNMADRFGLPIVTLVDTPGAYPGKGAEERGQSEAIARATEKCLSVKVPLVSVIIGEGGSGGAVAFATANRVAMLEHSIYSVISPEGCASILWKDAEKMREAAEALRLTAQNLKELGVCDRIIKEPVGGAHRHKAESIAAVGKAIQIMLAEMQGKSGEEIRDARRKKYLGLGAKGLAA from the coding sequence ATGACCAACTACCTTGAATTTGAAAAGCCTCTGGCCGAGATCGAAGGCAAAGCCGAGGAGCTACGCGCCCTTGCCCGCGCCAACGAAGGGACTGACGTCGAAAAAGAAGCCGCCGCGCTCGACAAGAAGGCCGCCGAGCTGATGGTCCAGATGTATGGCGACCTGTCGCCCTGGCGCAAATGTCAGGTGGCCCGCCATCCCGACCGCCCGCATTGCAAAGACTACATCGGCGCGCTGTTTACCGAATACACACCGCTTGCTGGCGACCGGAACTTTGCCGACGATCACGCCGTTATGGGTGGCCTTGCCCGTCTTGATGGCACGCCGGTGATGGTCATCGGCCACGAAAAGGGCAACGACACCAAATCGCGCATTGAACACAACTTTGGCATGGCCCGCCCCGAAGGATACCGCAAGGCGATCCGCCTGATGAATATGGCCGACCGCTTCGGCCTGCCGATTGTCACGCTGGTGGACACCCCAGGTGCCTATCCCGGCAAAGGCGCCGAAGAGCGCGGCCAGTCTGAGGCTATCGCCCGCGCAACCGAAAAGTGCCTGTCGGTCAAAGTGCCACTGGTCAGCGTGATCATTGGCGAAGGTGGATCAGGCGGCGCTGTCGCATTTGCAACTGCCAACCGAGTGGCGATGCTGGAACATTCGATCTATTCGGTGATTTCGCCCGAGGGCTGCGCGTCAATCCTGTGGAAAGACGCCGAAAAGATGCGCGAAGCCGCCGAGGCGCTGCGCCTCACCGCCCAGAACCTCAAGGAATTGGGCGTTTGCGATCGCATCATCAAGGAACCCGTGGGCGGCGCACATCGTCACAAGGCCGAAAGCATCGCCGCCGTGGGCAAGGCGATCCAGATCATGCTGGCGGAGATGCAGGGAAAGTCCGGCGAAGAAATCCGCGACGC